AAGTGCTATAGAAAGTGGTAGAGCAATGATTGCAACTATGATTCCGGCGGTGAAATCTTTTGCAAATTGTTCCTTAGAGTAATCTTTTAATGTGGTACATAATTTGGGTGTTAATGATTTCATAAATTCACTTCTTTCTGATAAATATTTAATTGTAATTTGATAGATTTAGTAAAAATCCAACCCCACTAGTTTACTCCCAATTGGGTTATAAATCAATAAAAATTTGTCAACTTTAGAAAAATGTGATACGATGTTTAATTGTGAGGGTGAAAATCTCGATTATTATGAATTTAAATAAAAGGAAGTGAAGTCATGGTTGAATTACCAAATTGCCCAAAGTGTGGGTCAGAGTACACATATGAGGATGGAGTATTTTTTGTTTGTCCTGAATGTGCTCATGAGTGGAGTAAAGAGGCTAAAGCAGAAGAGGAATACGTAGTTAAAGATTCGAATGGCAATATATTGCAGGATGGAGATTCAGTTACTGTAATCAAGGATTTAAAAGTTAAAGGTGCATCTTCTCCTATAAAAAGAGGTACTAAGGTCAAAAATATAAGACTTGTAGAAGGAGATCATGATATTGATTGTAAAATAGATGGATTTGGAGCTATGCAACTTAAGTCTGAATTTGTTAAAAAGATATAGTTATGAGAAGTAAAAAAGAGCGTATGCTCTTTTTTTATGCGGAAAATTATCTGAAAATAAATTTTTATGCAAAAAAGTATTGGAAACGTTTTCTTGATTGCAAAATAAACCATGAAACAAAGCGGAACTTTAATATGATGAAGTGATTAATTATAAAAAACATTGCATAGAAGAGTGAAGTGTGATATTATTGCAATAATATTATTGCGGAAATGAAATATTCTGCGGATGTAATGAGGGGGAGAAATGATGTTAAGAAAAAAGTTTATGAGTGGACTTGCTTTAGTGTTAGCAGCGGCGTTCTTATTCACTGGTTGCGGTGGAGAGAAGAAAACAGCTGAGACTGGGGACAAAAAAGAGGTAGTAAAAGAATCTGAGGAAAAGAAAGAAAATAAGAAACCTAAAATACTAGTATATGCAAGGGGAGCTGATTCTACAGGGCTAGATCCAGCTTATGTTTCAGATGGAGAGTCATCGAAGGTTATTGTAAATGTTTGCGAGAACTTAGTAAGGTATAAAGAAGGAACAACAGAATTAGAACCTCAATTAGCAGAATCATGGAATATTAGTGAAGATGGACTTGAGTATACATTCAATCTTAGAAAAGATGTAAAGTTCCATGATGGAAGTGATTTTACTGCTGATGATGTAATTTGGTCTATTGATCGTCAATTAGAAGGAAAAAGAACTGCAGATATGCCGTATGCGGCATTTACGTTTGAACAAGTAAAGGCTTTAGAAAAAGTAGATGACTACACTGTGAAATTTGTGCTTAAGGAACCAAGTACTCCGTTTTTGGCAAATTTAGCTATGAGTTTAGCAGCTCCTATAGTAAAAAAAGGAGATAATATTTCAGAGAATCCAGTCGGAACAGGTCCTTTTAAATTTGTTTCTTGGAAAAAGGATGAATCAATTACTCTAGAAAAATTCAATGAATATTGGGGTGAAGGAGCGAAAGTTGATAAGGTAATATTTAAGGTTACTAAGGAAAATTCAGTTAGAGCAAGTGAACTTATGACTGGAGCAGTTGACATAATTGATGGAATTAGTTTCAATGATGTAGCTCAATTAGAATCTAGTCAAGCAGTAGTGGACAAGGCAAATGGAATGAATATAAACTACATGGCGTTTAATACTGATAGAGCACCGTTTAACGATTCAAAACTTAGAGAAGCGATAGCACATGCTATAAATAGAGATGAACTTGTAGAATATTTATACCAAGGGTATTCAGAAGTGGCATCAACATATTTACCAAGTTTCATACCGGGATATGCAGATGATATTGAACTTTATAAATATGATCCAGAAAAAGCAAAGACAATGTTAAAAGAACTTGGCAAAGAAGACTTGAAGCTAAAAATTATAACATACTCAAATCCAAGACCTTACAATCCGGCTGGTTCAAAGCTTGCTGAGGCAATACAAGGTTATCTTGCAAAAGTTGGAGTTGAAGCAACAATAGATGTTTATCCGTGGAAAGAATATAAAGAGAAGGCTCTTCAAGGTGAAGGTGATTTGTTGTTCTTTGGATGGATTGGAGATAATGGAGATGCAGATAATTTCTTATCACTTCTAGAATCTATAAATGCAGAATCAGGTCTTAACTCAGCTAAGTTTGCAAATGCTGATGTAGATGCACTTTTACAAAAAGCAAGAACATTGCCAAATGGAGAAGAACGTGAAAGTGTATACAAAGATGTCCAAAAATTATTGGCGATAGAGTCACCATGGGTACCATTATCACATGCAACGGATTTAGTAGCTTATCAGAAAAATATTGAAGGGTATCAGCTTCACCCAACTGGACGAGTTTACCTAAAGGATGTTGTCAAAAAATAATTAGAAAATCATAGAATGATTGCCCTCTATAATTTTTATAGAGGGTAATTTTAGTATAAAAGGAGGTATTTGATGCTTAAATATATTTTTAAGAGGTTGTTGCTTTTGATACCGGTACTTTTAGGTGTAACGGTTATGGTATTTACTGTAATGCATTTATTTACAACAGATCCAGCAGAAATAATATTAGGTCAACATGCAACAGTAGAACAGAAAGAGGCATTGAGAGAAGAGCTGGGATTTAATAGACCGCTTCATGAACAATACTTAGAATTTTTAACAGGTGCAGTGAAAGGTGATTTTGGTGAGTCGCTTATCACAAAAACATCAGTGGTTGAAGAAATAACGCAAAGACTTCCAGCGACACTTGAGCTTGCACTAGCAGGATTATTATTTGCAAGTATACTAGGTGTTACAATGGGAGTCATATCAGCTATAAAACAAAATTCTATATTCGACTATATTTCTATGACTATTAGTTTGGCAGGTGTTTCTATGCCTATATTTTGGTTAGGTCTTGTTTTTATAGTTATATTTTCATTGAAACTTGGATGGCTTCCTGTTGCAGGAAGAATACAAATGGGATATGAACCAGCTCATACTACAGGACTATATTTGTTAGATAGTTTAATTGCTGGTGATATGGAAGCTTTTAAGAGTGCATTTAGTCATATAATACTTCCAGCTATAGCATTGGGAATGTATTCGGCAGCTCTTATAGCTAGAATGACTCGTTCAACTATGCTAGAGGTATTAGGTCAAGATTATATTAGAACAGCTAGAGCTAAAGGTCTTTTTGAAAAAGTAGTAATCGGAATACATGGACTTAGAAATGCAATGATACCTATCATTACGGTTATAGGACTTCAGCTTGGAACATTACTTGGTGGCGCGGTACTTACTGAAACTGTATTTTCGTGGCCTGGAGTTGGAAGTTATACAGTAAATTCGATACTAAAATCTGATTTTACTGTTGTACAAGGCACAGTTGTTTATTTAGCACTTATATTTGTTTTAGTAAACTTGATAGTAGATGTGCTCTACGTATACTTAGATCCTAGAATTAAATACAATTAAGGAGGGTGAAATATGGAAGAGATTTTAGTTAATGATGAATTGATAGAGCAGGATAGAGAAGAATTATTGCAAAAGCCTATTTCACCATGGAAGGAAATGTGGATGGCGCTTAAGCGAAATAAAGCAGCTATGCTTGGACTTACAATACTTATTATATTATTGTTTTTGGCTATTTTTGGAGATTATATTATGCCGTACAATCCAAATGTTGGAGAACTATCAGAGAGTTTGCAGGCACCATCTTCTTCTCACTGGCTTGGAACTGATGAACAAGGTAGAGATGTTTTGAGCAGAATAATTGATGGTACAGAAATATCACTACGAGTAGGAATAACAGCCGTTGTAGTAGCTCTTTCTATAGGGCTTACACTAGGAGCATTTGCAGGTTATTATGGTGGAGTAATTGATATGATTATAATGCGATTTATGGATATTATATTAGCATTTCCATCGTTGTTATTAGCTATAGCACTTATGAGTACGTTAGGTAAGGGAATAGATAAAGCTATAATTGCCATAAGTGTTGTAACCATACCGCATTATGCTAGGATTGTTAGGGGATCTATATTATCTGTGAAGGAAAGTGAATATGTTCAAGCGGCTAGAGTTATAGGAAATAGCGATGCTGCTATAATATTTAAACATATTTTACCAAATGTATTAGCACCTATTATAGTAAGGGCAACACTTGGAATATCTATAGCGATATTAGACACTGCAGCACTTGGATTCTTGGGATTAGGAGTACAGCCACCATACGCAGAGTGGGGAACTATGCTAGGAGCAGGAAGAGCGTATTTCTTTAACGCTAATCACTTGGTATTATTCCCAGGTCTTGCTATAACTATAACTGTGCTTGCTTTTAACTTACTAGGAGATGGGCTTAGAGATGCACTTGATCCTAAGTTACAGAAATAGGGGGACGAGACTATGATATTAAAGGTGGAAAATTTGATAACTAAATTTCACATGAAGGCAGGAGTAGTTAATGCTGTAAATGGTGTGGATTTTGAATTAAATGAAGGTGAAGTAGTTGCACTAGTTGGAGAATCTGGTTCAGGTAAGAGCGTTACTTCGCTTTCAGTTATGGGACTTATACCAACACCACCTGGAGAGATAGCTGGTGGGAAAATTATATTTGACGGTGAAGATTTACTGTCGAAAACGAAAAGGGAGATGCAGGATTTAAGAGGAAATAAGCTCTCTATGATATTTCAAGAACCTATGACTTCTTTAAATCCTGTGTTTACAATAGGAAAGCAGATAAGTGAATCACTTATAAGACACAAAAAGCTGAAGAAAAAAGAGGCTATGAAAAAGACAATAAAAATGCTAGAGGCTGTTGGAATACCGTCTCCAGAAGAAAGAGTAAAACAATATCCACATGAATTGTCAGGAGGCATGAGGCAAAGAATAATGATTGCTATCGCACTTGTTTGCGAGCCTAAATTGCTAATAGCAGATGAGCCAACAACGGCACTCGATGTTACGATACAGGCACAAATACTGGATTTGATGATTAGATTAAAAGAAGAATTTAATACGTCTATACTTTTAATTACTCATGATTTGGGAGTAGTAGCTGAGGTAGCCGATAGAGTTGTTGTTATGTATTGTGGAAGAGTAGTTGAAACTGCAACAGTAGAAGAACTTTTTGAAAAGCCACTCCATCCTTACACTTTTGGTCTTATAGAATCAATTCCTAAAATCGACGAAGAAGTAGACAGGCTTTTTATGATAGATGGGAATGTGCCCAATCCATTGAATATGCCAGCAGGATGTCCTTTTAAATCAAGATGTAGTAGGAAAATAAAAAAATGCGATTTAGAGGTTCCAAATATGAAGAATATAAATGGACGAAATGTAAGGTGTCATCTCTATGAAGATGAATTGGAGGTGAAGTAATGACAAAATTATTAGAAGTAAAAGATTTAAAAATGCACTTCAATATTGGTGGTGGATTTTTAGGAAAAGAAAAGAAAATAGTAAAAGCGGTAGATGGGTTGAATTTTCATATAGAAAAAGGGGAAACACTTGGCTTGGTTGGAGAATCAGGGTGTGGTAAATCTACAACTGGAAAAATGCTCTCCAATTTGCTGACGCCAACAAGCGGAGAAATACTATTTGAAGGAAGAGACATAGCAAAATTAAGCAAAAAGGAAAAGCGTTCATTGGCAACAGATATACAAATAATATTTCAGGATCCATATGCTTCGCTAAATCCTAGAATGACAGTTGAGAGAATAGTGTCGGAGCCTCTTAGAATTAATAATATTGTTCCAAAAGAAGATATAGAAAAAGAAGTTCTAAGATTGCTGGATTGTGTTGGTATACCTTCTTTTTATAGAAATAGGTACCCTCATGAATTTAGCGGAGGGCAAAGACAGAGAATAGGAATAGCTAGAGCACTTGCATTAAAACCAAAGCTTATAGTTTGTGATGAACCAGTATCAGCTCTAGATGTGTCTATACAAGCACAAGTGCTAAATCTTTTGAAGGATTTACAAGAAGAATTTGATTTGACTTATCTTTTTATAGCTCATGGGCTTAATGTAGTGAAGCATATTAGCGATAGAGTAGGGGTCATGTATTTAGGGAAGATGGTAGAACTTGGAGAAAAAAGAGAGCTTTATAAAAATCCTAATCATCCTTATTCTAAAGCGCTATTATCAGCTATACCTATACCGGACCCAAAAAAGAAGAATGATAGAATATTGCTAACAGGAGATGTGCCTAGTCCTATAAATCCGCCAAGTGGATGTACGTTTCATACTAGATGTAGATTTGCTGATGAATTATGCAAAAAAGAAAACCCTGAATTCAAGCAATTAGTTGAGAATCATTTTGTTGCATGTCATAAATGTAAGTAGAAAAATGGTGATAGAATATCTATCACCATTTTTTTGAAAATAATATTAAATTGATATTGCATTTGTAATCATATTATAGCAATGTCATATAAAATTACAATCTATAAAAATTGTTTTTATGAGCAATGGACTTTTTGCTTAGAGCTATATAAACAAGACTCATCAGTAAGCACATGACACCGGTAATACCAA
The nucleotide sequence above comes from Tissierellales bacterium. Encoded proteins:
- a CDS encoding zinc ribbon domain-containing protein YjdM codes for the protein MVELPNCPKCGSEYTYEDGVFFVCPECAHEWSKEAKAEEEYVVKDSNGNILQDGDSVTVIKDLKVKGASSPIKRGTKVKNIRLVEGDHDIDCKIDGFGAMQLKSEFVKKI
- a CDS encoding ABC transporter substrate-binding protein translates to MLRKKFMSGLALVLAAAFLFTGCGGEKKTAETGDKKEVVKESEEKKENKKPKILVYARGADSTGLDPAYVSDGESSKVIVNVCENLVRYKEGTTELEPQLAESWNISEDGLEYTFNLRKDVKFHDGSDFTADDVIWSIDRQLEGKRTADMPYAAFTFEQVKALEKVDDYTVKFVLKEPSTPFLANLAMSLAAPIVKKGDNISENPVGTGPFKFVSWKKDESITLEKFNEYWGEGAKVDKVIFKVTKENSVRASELMTGAVDIIDGISFNDVAQLESSQAVVDKANGMNINYMAFNTDRAPFNDSKLREAIAHAINRDELVEYLYQGYSEVASTYLPSFIPGYADDIELYKYDPEKAKTMLKELGKEDLKLKIITYSNPRPYNPAGSKLAEAIQGYLAKVGVEATIDVYPWKEYKEKALQGEGDLLFFGWIGDNGDADNFLSLLESINAESGLNSAKFANADVDALLQKARTLPNGEERESVYKDVQKLLAIESPWVPLSHATDLVAYQKNIEGYQLHPTGRVYLKDVVKK
- a CDS encoding ABC transporter permease, whose amino-acid sequence is MLKYIFKRLLLLIPVLLGVTVMVFTVMHLFTTDPAEIILGQHATVEQKEALREELGFNRPLHEQYLEFLTGAVKGDFGESLITKTSVVEEITQRLPATLELALAGLLFASILGVTMGVISAIKQNSIFDYISMTISLAGVSMPIFWLGLVFIVIFSLKLGWLPVAGRIQMGYEPAHTTGLYLLDSLIAGDMEAFKSAFSHIILPAIALGMYSAALIARMTRSTMLEVLGQDYIRTARAKGLFEKVVIGIHGLRNAMIPIITVIGLQLGTLLGGAVLTETVFSWPGVGSYTVNSILKSDFTVVQGTVVYLALIFVLVNLIVDVLYVYLDPRIKYN
- a CDS encoding ABC transporter permease, yielding MEEILVNDELIEQDREELLQKPISPWKEMWMALKRNKAAMLGLTILIILLFLAIFGDYIMPYNPNVGELSESLQAPSSSHWLGTDEQGRDVLSRIIDGTEISLRVGITAVVVALSIGLTLGAFAGYYGGVIDMIIMRFMDIILAFPSLLLAIALMSTLGKGIDKAIIAISVVTIPHYARIVRGSILSVKESEYVQAARVIGNSDAAIIFKHILPNVLAPIIVRATLGISIAILDTAALGFLGLGVQPPYAEWGTMLGAGRAYFFNANHLVLFPGLAITITVLAFNLLGDGLRDALDPKLQK
- a CDS encoding ABC transporter ATP-binding protein, with translation MILKVENLITKFHMKAGVVNAVNGVDFELNEGEVVALVGESGSGKSVTSLSVMGLIPTPPGEIAGGKIIFDGEDLLSKTKREMQDLRGNKLSMIFQEPMTSLNPVFTIGKQISESLIRHKKLKKKEAMKKTIKMLEAVGIPSPEERVKQYPHELSGGMRQRIMIAIALVCEPKLLIADEPTTALDVTIQAQILDLMIRLKEEFNTSILLITHDLGVVAEVADRVVVMYCGRVVETATVEELFEKPLHPYTFGLIESIPKIDEEVDRLFMIDGNVPNPLNMPAGCPFKSRCSRKIKKCDLEVPNMKNINGRNVRCHLYEDELEVK
- a CDS encoding dipeptide ABC transporter ATP-binding protein, with protein sequence MTKLLEVKDLKMHFNIGGGFLGKEKKIVKAVDGLNFHIEKGETLGLVGESGCGKSTTGKMLSNLLTPTSGEILFEGRDIAKLSKKEKRSLATDIQIIFQDPYASLNPRMTVERIVSEPLRINNIVPKEDIEKEVLRLLDCVGIPSFYRNRYPHEFSGGQRQRIGIARALALKPKLIVCDEPVSALDVSIQAQVLNLLKDLQEEFDLTYLFIAHGLNVVKHISDRVGVMYLGKMVELGEKRELYKNPNHPYSKALLSAIPIPDPKKKNDRILLTGDVPSPINPPSGCTFHTRCRFADELCKKENPEFKQLVENHFVACHKCK